A genome region from Colwellia sp. Arc7-D includes the following:
- the moaB gene encoding molybdenum cofactor biosynthesis protein B, with translation MSSNSPIHCGDGFVPLNIAVLTVSDTREEHNDTSGQALVERLQGAGHKLAAKEISKDDVYQLRSIVSQWIARDDIQVILTTGGTGFTARDNTPEALLPLFDKNIEGFGEVFRAISLDEIGTSTVQSRAFGGMANSTVILSVPGSTNACKTAWDKLIVEQLDASHRPCNFVPHLKFT, from the coding sequence ATGTCTAGTAATTCCCCTATCCATTGTGGCGATGGTTTCGTGCCATTAAATATTGCAGTGTTAACCGTTTCAGATACCCGAGAAGAACACAACGACACCTCAGGCCAAGCATTGGTTGAGCGCTTACAAGGTGCAGGTCATAAGTTAGCAGCGAAAGAAATTTCAAAAGACGATGTATACCAATTACGCTCAATTGTTTCTCAATGGATTGCCCGTGACGATATACAAGTGATATTAACCACAGGCGGCACAGGTTTTACTGCACGAGACAATACACCTGAAGCACTGCTGCCTTTATTTGATAAAAACATTGAAGGCTTTGGTGAAGTATTTAGAGCAATATCGCTTGACGAAATTGGCACCTCAACCGTGCAATCTCGTGCCTTTGGCGGCATGGCAAATAGTACCGTTATATTGTCTGTACCGGGGTCAACAAATGCCTGTAAAACAGCTTGGGATAAATTAATAGTTGAGCAATTAGACGCCAGTCATCGCCCATGTAACTTTGTTCCGCATTTAAAGTTTACGTAA
- a CDS encoding tetratricopeptide repeat protein, producing MANSIAITLENFQQVILEESKTKLVLVDFWAQQIPESVELRDKLAIALTNVGDTILYATVDCETQGQIAQQFGIQGLPTAILVQDGQPLDGLTGPQTDESISEFLAKYLPKEQDTLLTQANELVAENKIAEALPVISQAYQLDNERADIKLVLANVYIQTGKVEEAEVLLNSIKMIDQNSDYKSLVAKLELANQAADSPEIQALEQQLQNDPDNIELQQKLAAQYSQVNRNDEALSILFLLVQKDGADMTSKDLLLDVLKSLPDGDALATKYRRKLYTLMY from the coding sequence ATGGCAAATTCTATTGCGATTACCTTAGAAAATTTTCAGCAAGTTATTCTCGAAGAATCAAAAACTAAACTTGTACTGGTTGATTTTTGGGCTCAGCAAATACCAGAAAGTGTTGAATTGCGAGATAAATTAGCTATAGCATTAACCAATGTTGGCGATACTATTTTGTATGCAACGGTTGATTGTGAAACTCAAGGGCAAATTGCTCAACAGTTTGGTATTCAAGGTTTACCCACCGCTATTTTAGTACAAGACGGTCAACCGCTTGATGGGTTGACTGGACCACAAACTGACGAAAGTATCAGTGAATTTTTAGCGAAATATTTACCAAAAGAGCAAGACACTTTATTAACACAAGCAAATGAATTAGTAGCAGAAAATAAAATTGCAGAGGCATTGCCTGTTATTAGCCAAGCTTACCAACTCGACAATGAACGCGCTGATATTAAGTTAGTATTAGCCAATGTTTATATTCAAACGGGTAAAGTCGAAGAAGCTGAAGTGTTGCTCAATAGCATAAAAATGATTGATCAAAATAGCGATTATAAATCGTTAGTGGCGAAGTTGGAGCTTGCGAATCAAGCGGCAGACTCTCCTGAAATTCAAGCACTTGAGCAACAATTACAAAACGATCCAGATAATATTGAATTACAACAAAAACTAGCGGCGCAATACAGCCAAGTTAATCGTAATGATGAAGCGTTATCGATACTGTTTTTATTAGTACAAAAAGATGGCGCAGATATGACCAGTAAGGATTTATTGTTAGATGTGCTGAAATCATTACCAGATGGTGATGCCCTAGCAACAAAATACAGACGTAAGCTATATACCTTAATGTATTAA
- the msrA gene encoding peptide-methionine (S)-S-oxide reductase MsrA: MSIETITLGAGCFWCIENIFARIKGVTSVTSGYADGDIINPSYEQVCSGTTNHAEVVQIAFSPELLSVEQILTVFFAIHNPTTINRQGDDIGSQYRSTILFHNQVQQEIALARIAELTDEKAFDQPIVTTVKAANNFYSAESYHQDYFTNNPENKYCQLVVAKKIQKFLHEFSYLLKDENLLAQAS; encoded by the coding sequence ATGAGCATCGAAACAATAACATTAGGCGCAGGCTGTTTTTGGTGTATTGAAAATATTTTTGCTCGCATAAAAGGCGTTACTTCAGTCACAAGTGGTTATGCCGATGGCGACATTATCAACCCAAGCTATGAGCAGGTTTGCAGCGGTACAACTAATCACGCAGAAGTTGTGCAAATTGCATTTTCTCCCGAGTTATTGAGTGTAGAGCAAATTTTAACGGTATTTTTTGCCATACATAATCCTACAACGATCAATCGCCAAGGTGATGACATTGGTAGTCAATATCGCTCAACAATTTTATTCCACAACCAAGTCCAGCAAGAAATCGCATTAGCTCGAATCGCTGAGTTAACTGATGAAAAAGCCTTTGATCAACCCATAGTTACGACGGTAAAAGCCGCCAATAATTTTTATAGTGCAGAAAGTTATCATCAAGACTATTTTACTAACAACCCTGAAAACAAATACTGCCAGTTAGTGGTTGCGAAAAAGATACAAAAATTTTTACATGAGTTCTCTTATCTTTTAAAAGATGAAAACTTATTAGCACAAGCGAGTTAA
- a CDS encoding HDOD domain-containing protein yields the protein MSLEIFVIVIVIITSLLWYLKRGKGNRRISRTQNIVAKRSQSPAANIRSISSPIQVPVRLIPEANSGINNLANNSNDFLNFTLLPFDILNRKQQQKINEMSQCCRQPNPLLLSLTKSELEAKELITLIKSDAEMTAKILNTVNSSLFSLQQPIESIHHAIVFMGATAVRNIAIQFILQQSLSFKDEAQAAAYKKIWVSSYLASSLVFLLAKHLDKENAAELSTLCLLMSLGDMTMLSYKPSIASSYLSQTSLFERVQNEQISLDVNSSVIGKALAEQWQLPKSIVEGIGNSLIPLVNDKLISVMPLEEAQNTLLCYLSCRLGDLIAFGGIRDIFQGESNGIDALSSVDFMYVQTNIEQLGLEKISQLFQDPSFVNKAKRLIAQIGA from the coding sequence ATGTCATTAGAAATATTTGTTATCGTTATCGTCATCATTACCTCTCTTTTATGGTATTTAAAACGAGGGAAAGGTAATAGAAGAATTAGCCGAACTCAAAATATTGTCGCTAAACGTAGTCAATCACCAGCAGCTAACATACGTAGCATATCATCTCCCATTCAGGTGCCAGTTCGCCTTATTCCAGAGGCAAATAGTGGGATAAATAACTTAGCGAATAATTCAAATGACTTTTTGAATTTTACATTACTGCCTTTTGATATTCTTAATCGTAAGCAGCAACAAAAAATTAATGAGATGAGTCAATGCTGCCGTCAGCCAAACCCCTTATTGTTAAGTTTGACCAAAAGCGAACTTGAAGCTAAAGAGTTAATCACTCTGATCAAATCAGATGCCGAAATGACAGCCAAAATACTTAACACGGTTAACTCGTCACTTTTTTCTTTGCAACAACCCATTGAAAGTATTCATCATGCCATTGTATTTATGGGCGCAACCGCAGTAAGAAATATCGCTATACAATTTATTTTACAACAAAGCTTGTCATTCAAAGACGAAGCGCAAGCGGCTGCTTATAAGAAAATATGGGTATCAAGTTATCTCGCAAGTTCTTTAGTATTTTTACTTGCTAAACATTTAGACAAAGAAAATGCCGCTGAATTATCTACCTTATGTCTACTAATGAGCTTGGGCGATATGACAATGCTCTCTTACAAGCCATCAATAGCCAGTTCTTATTTGAGTCAAACGTCATTGTTTGAAAGAGTACAAAATGAGCAGATATCATTAGATGTAAACTCATCGGTGATAGGTAAGGCTCTAGCAGAGCAATGGCAACTGCCCAAGTCAATTGTTGAAGGAATTGGTAACAGCCTAATCCCTTTAGTGAATGACAAACTCATCAGTGTTATGCCGCTTGAAGAAGCTCAAAACACTTTGCTTTGTTACTTATCTTGTCGACTAGGTGATTTAATTGCGTTTGGAGGGATTAGAGATATTTTTCAGGGTGAAAGCAATGGTATCGATGCATTAAGCAGCGTAGATTTCATGTATGTACAAACAAATATAGAACAGCTAGGTCTAGAAAAAATTAGCCAATTATTTCAAGATCCAAGCTTTGTAAATAAAGCGAAGCGACTCATTGCTCAAATCGGCGCTTAG
- the moaA gene encoding GTP 3',8-cyclase MoaA, with amino-acid sequence MLTDNFGRKFYYLRLSITDVCNFRCSYCLPDGYKCDHDRQFLTLPEITRLASAFSAMGTEKIRITGGEPSLRKDLPEIIAKCKQTPGIKKVAITTNGYKLPEHLPAWLDAGIDAINISIDSLDPRQFHAITGHDKLDHILKGIDMAIDAGNVAIKINTVLMREYNGYDIASYLAWLKDKPVTLRFIELMQTGDNKEFFDAQHVQGSRIKQNLILDGWLPVINDKTAGPAQEFYHPDYAGKIGLIMPYSKDFCNTCNRLRISSLGKLHLCLFTEQGLSLKDYLQTDDVEPLKAAITQMLTDKKQTHFLHEKLTGATKNLAMLGG; translated from the coding sequence ATGTTAACAGACAACTTCGGCCGCAAGTTTTATTACTTGCGCCTATCGATCACTGACGTTTGTAATTTTCGTTGTAGCTATTGCTTGCCTGATGGTTATAAATGCGATCACGACAGACAATTTTTAACCCTACCTGAAATAACACGTTTAGCTTCAGCATTTTCTGCTATGGGCACAGAAAAAATTCGAATTACTGGCGGTGAACCCTCACTGCGTAAAGACCTGCCTGAAATAATTGCAAAATGTAAACAAACGCCTGGCATTAAGAAAGTAGCCATTACGACTAATGGCTACAAACTGCCTGAGCATTTACCTGCTTGGTTAGATGCAGGTATTGATGCCATAAATATCAGTATTGACAGTTTAGACCCTAGACAATTCCATGCAATTACTGGCCACGACAAGCTTGATCATATCCTCAAAGGTATTGATATGGCGATTGATGCTGGCAATGTAGCCATCAAAATAAACACGGTTTTAATGCGTGAATATAATGGTTACGACATTGCAAGTTACTTAGCTTGGTTAAAAGATAAACCGGTCACATTACGCTTTATTGAATTAATGCAAACAGGTGATAATAAAGAATTTTTCGATGCACAACATGTTCAAGGTTCGCGCATAAAGCAGAACTTAATCTTAGACGGTTGGTTACCGGTTATTAATGATAAAACCGCAGGACCAGCGCAAGAGTTTTATCACCCAGATTATGCCGGTAAAATAGGCTTGATCATGCCTTACTCAAAAGACTTTTGTAATACTTGTAACCGTTTACGCATAAGTTCGTTAGGTAAATTGCATTTATGTTTATTTACCGAGCAAGGTTTATCGTTAAAAGACTATTTACAAACCGATGATGTTGAGCCGTTAAAAGCTGCGATTACCCAGATGCTAACCGACAAAAAACAAACTCACTTTTTACATGAAAAACTTACCGGTGCGACAAAAAACCTTGCGATGTTGGGCGGTTAA
- a CDS encoding NTP transferase domain-containing protein — MGQNKAGLLRDNQDMLSYSKSLLNAAGSSQVVVSGGEHGVDDLLADMGPLGGIQSIIEQFKPQALLILPVDLPLMTSNELLALKQAGELSQRACYFTDNYLPLYLPVNAFVEQFFQQSLSRTYSQGKSQVVSKSANNKRNLSGPSVRSLLTQIPHREITPKNSQCLFNTNTPEQWQQAKQLLSLQRKSHV; from the coding sequence ATGGGGCAAAATAAAGCCGGTTTGCTGCGCGATAATCAAGACATGCTCAGTTATAGTAAATCGCTGCTTAACGCTGCTGGTAGTTCGCAGGTCGTTGTTAGTGGCGGTGAACACGGCGTTGACGATCTTCTAGCTGATATGGGACCTCTAGGTGGCATTCAAAGTATTATTGAACAATTTAAACCTCAAGCACTGTTAATTTTACCGGTTGATTTACCGTTAATGACCTCAAATGAACTTTTAGCATTGAAGCAAGCGGGCGAATTAAGCCAACGCGCTTGTTACTTTACTGATAATTACTTGCCCTTATACTTGCCAGTAAATGCTTTTGTTGAACAGTTTTTTCAACAATCACTGTCTCGAACGTACTCTCAAGGTAAGTCGCAAGTAGTATCAAAATCAGCTAATAATAAACGTAATTTATCTGGGCCTTCAGTTCGAAGTTTACTCACGCAAATTCCGCATAGGGAAATAACGCCTAAAAATAGCCAATGTTTATTCAACACCAATACGCCTGAGCAATGGCAACAGGCAAAGCAACTTTTATCTTTACAAAGGAAATCTCATGTCTAG
- the modC gene encoding molybdenum ABC transporter ATP-binding protein, whose protein sequence is MSKILTPERTPQHKISTSTLTVDFSLAFNSFETVIKQKISIDNITGIYGDSGSGKSTLLRVIAGLEKQAKGHVSLNNMTLQNSDEHCFIKAEKRHIGLVFQDSRLFPHLNVYENLAYGAKRLKNRKLTIEEVLTLTQLTQLQHHSVTQLSGGEKQRVSIARALLAEPKLLLLDEPFSALDKTTKSQMLTFLKNIQQQLQLPMLYVSHSLSELQSIAEQLVVVSAGKISQVAPIHQAIHDLNSRGESSPKTSLSLAIAEHLPDYGLTRLLLPATQNDKHSIYLPLLAQSIEQSIEQSIEQKNEQSLIGQQLRCIIYARDISICLTAPEHSSIVNHLPATITAIQHNKTNALITLECAEQAFYAQISLWSATRMALSEKMAVYIQFKANAVHSYHYTGPIPHA, encoded by the coding sequence ATGAGTAAGATACTAACGCCTGAGCGAACGCCTCAACATAAGATCAGCACTTCTACCCTAACAGTAGACTTTTCTTTGGCATTTAACAGTTTTGAAACAGTGATTAAGCAAAAGATTAGTATCGATAATATTACCGGTATCTATGGTGATTCAGGCTCTGGAAAATCGACTTTATTACGGGTAATTGCTGGTCTTGAAAAACAAGCAAAAGGCCACGTTTCGTTAAATAATATGACGTTACAAAATAGTGACGAACATTGTTTTATTAAAGCAGAAAAAAGACACATCGGCTTAGTATTTCAAGACAGTCGTTTATTTCCACATTTAAACGTTTATGAGAACTTAGCTTATGGCGCTAAGCGACTTAAAAACCGTAAATTAACCATTGAAGAAGTTTTGACATTAACCCAGTTAACACAATTACAACACCACAGTGTTACGCAACTTTCTGGCGGTGAAAAACAAAGAGTGTCAATTGCTCGAGCTTTATTAGCAGAGCCTAAATTACTATTATTAGACGAACCGTTTAGTGCCTTAGATAAAACGACTAAATCGCAAATGCTGACTTTTTTAAAAAACATTCAACAACAACTTCAATTACCCATGCTATATGTCAGTCACAGTTTGAGTGAATTACAGAGTATTGCCGAGCAATTAGTCGTAGTGTCAGCAGGAAAAATTAGCCAAGTAGCCCCTATTCATCAAGCAATCCACGACTTAAATAGCCGCGGTGAATCTAGTCCTAAAACAAGCTTGTCGTTAGCTATTGCTGAGCATTTGCCTGATTACGGCCTAACTCGCCTTTTACTACCCGCAACACAGAACGATAAACACAGCATATATTTACCGCTACTTGCGCAAAGTATCGAGCAAAGTATCGAGCAAAGTATCGAGCAAAAAAATGAGCAAAGCTTAATAGGCCAGCAACTGCGCTGTATCATCTATGCAAGAGATATTAGTATCTGCCTAACAGCGCCTGAGCACAGTTCAATTGTTAATCATTTACCTGCAACAATTACCGCTATTCAACACAATAAAACCAATGCGTTAATTACATTAGAATGTGCTGAACAAGCCTTTTATGCGCAAATTAGTTTATGGTCAGCAACTCGAATGGCGCTATCGGAAAAAATGGCGGTATACATTCAGTTTAAAGCCAATGCTGTACATAGTTATCATTATACAGGGCCAATTCCCCATGCTTAG
- the modA gene encoding molybdate ABC transporter substrate-binding protein, whose product MSELISRFSFKLLIKTRLLLVACFTLCAQQTFAVTTQEQARPFRIAVAANFAPALEILLADLPHREQIDLQIISAATGTLYLQIKHGAPFDLFLSADTTRPELLEQSHLIVANSRKTYAFGQIALWSATQPISDLSELMHYSGKLAIANPDTAPYGMAAQQALTHLSLWSKVSRNLITGININQTFQQVRSQAVPLGIVANSQLVMNDHKGIIIPASYYQPIAQQLVIIKSSPQVELATQISAFILQASSQQTLQKLGYLALESSSKMNKVTQ is encoded by the coding sequence ATGTCCGAGCTCATATCTAGATTTTCGTTTAAGCTTTTAATAAAAACTCGCCTGCTATTGGTGGCTTGTTTTACTTTGTGTGCCCAGCAAACATTCGCTGTAACAACACAAGAGCAAGCTCGGCCTTTTCGTATTGCTGTTGCTGCTAATTTTGCGCCAGCACTTGAAATACTCTTAGCTGACTTACCCCATAGAGAGCAGATTGATTTACAAATTATCAGCGCGGCGACTGGCACGCTATATTTGCAAATAAAGCACGGCGCTCCTTTTGATTTGTTTTTATCTGCCGATACCACGCGCCCAGAGCTGCTTGAACAATCACATTTGATCGTAGCAAATAGCCGAAAAACTTATGCTTTTGGGCAAATTGCTTTATGGTCGGCAACCCAACCTATAAGTGATTTAAGTGAACTAATGCACTATTCAGGTAAGTTAGCTATCGCCAACCCTGACACCGCACCTTATGGCATGGCAGCACAACAAGCGCTCACGCATTTGTCTTTGTGGTCGAAAGTTAGCCGTAACTTAATTACCGGTATTAACATCAATCAAACTTTTCAACAGGTTCGCAGTCAAGCGGTGCCTTTAGGTATAGTAGCCAATAGCCAATTAGTGATGAATGATCACAAAGGTATTATTATTCCTGCGAGTTATTACCAACCTATTGCTCAGCAATTAGTGATTATTAAATCTAGTCCTCAAGTTGAACTTGCAACACAAATAAGTGCTTTTATTCTTCAAGCAAGTAGTCAACAAACATTACAAAAATTGGGTTATTTAGCCCTTGAATCATCAAGCAAAATGAATAAGGTCACGCAATAA
- the modB gene encoding molybdate ABC transporter permease subunit: MTDISADILALVTTLKMAAVTTVILLLLGTPLAWYLAKWQSRFKVFFEAVVALPLVLPPTVLGFYLLLAFSPTSLPGELWQSATGSQLAFSFSAIVIGSVLYSLPFVVQPLQKAFEQLGDHHLEAAAMLGAGPIDRFFSIVFPLTKASFITATVLGFAHTVGEFGVVLMIGGNIPGETRVLSIALFDHVEAFNYTNAHILSSGLLVASLILLSLVYLLGNNLSKSLNSKQRVVKS; encoded by the coding sequence ATGACGGATATTTCAGCTGATATTCTCGCCCTTGTCACCACCTTAAAAATGGCGGCTGTTACTACCGTTATACTACTGCTTTTAGGTACGCCACTCGCATGGTATTTGGCAAAATGGCAAAGTCGATTTAAAGTATTTTTTGAAGCCGTTGTTGCTCTGCCGCTAGTATTGCCACCAACTGTATTAGGGTTTTATTTACTGTTGGCGTTTTCTCCTACATCATTACCTGGAGAGTTATGGCAAAGCGCTACGGGCAGCCAACTTGCTTTCAGTTTTAGTGCGATTGTTATCGGCTCGGTGCTATATTCCTTGCCATTTGTTGTACAGCCATTACAAAAAGCTTTTGAACAATTAGGCGATCATCACCTTGAAGCTGCCGCTATGTTAGGCGCTGGGCCAATAGACAGATTTTTTAGTATTGTTTTTCCACTTACTAAGGCCAGTTTTATTACCGCAACCGTTTTAGGCTTTGCGCATACGGTAGGCGAATTTGGCGTTGTATTGATGATTGGCGGTAATATTCCAGGCGAAACAAGGGTATTATCCATCGCATTATTTGACCATGTAGAAGCATTTAATTACACCAATGCCCATATACTTTCTTCAGGGTTATTAGTTGCTTCATTGATACTGTTATCTTTAGTTTATTTACTGGGGAATAACCTAAGTAAAAGCTTGAACAGTAAACAACGAGTCGTTAAGTCATGA
- a CDS encoding HesA/MoeB/ThiF family protein yields MLSANEQLRFSRQTMLKGIGEQGQQALKNASVLIIGVGGLGNPVSVYLNAAGIGNIYLADGDSIDMSNLHRQILFNENDIGKNKADNAAEKLQQLNSSNNIEVLDEMLDAELADYYFPLVDLVLDCTDNITTRYLINQKCIEHKKPLIVGAATGFDGQHMFVNPNIPDSACYQCLFPADKKAPDNNCQTLGILGPILAIIGGMQALQAIKFLTGHMVATNQLNIFDGLNNSWQQFTLTKQKKCPVCSTKN; encoded by the coding sequence ATGCTTAGTGCAAACGAACAATTACGTTTTAGTCGTCAAACTATGTTAAAAGGTATTGGCGAGCAAGGTCAGCAAGCCCTAAAAAATGCCAGTGTTTTAATTATTGGTGTTGGCGGTTTGGGTAACCCAGTAAGTGTTTATTTAAACGCTGCAGGCATTGGTAATATTTATCTGGCTGATGGTGACAGTATTGACATGAGTAACTTACACCGACAAATACTGTTTAATGAAAACGACATTGGCAAAAATAAAGCCGACAATGCCGCCGAAAAACTACAACAACTCAATAGCAGTAACAACATTGAAGTGCTCGATGAAATGCTCGATGCTGAGTTAGCCGACTACTATTTCCCACTTGTCGACTTAGTGCTTGATTGTACTGATAACATCACTACGCGTTATTTAATCAATCAAAAATGTATTGAACATAAAAAGCCGTTAATTGTTGGCGCAGCAACCGGTTTTGACGGACAACATATGTTTGTAAATCCAAACATACCCGACAGTGCTTGTTATCAATGCTTATTTCCAGCCGACAAAAAAGCACCTGATAATAATTGTCAAACTTTAGGGATATTAGGACCAATTCTCGCCATTATCGGCGGTATGCAAGCCTTGCAAGCCATTAAGTTTTTAACCGGCCATATGGTCGCAACCAATCAATTAAATATTTTCGATGGTTTGAATAATTCATGGCAACAATTTACCTTAACAAAACAGAAAAAATGCCCTGTTTGCTCAACAAAAAATTAA
- a CDS encoding DUF3083 family protein, translating into MSIVRKRNAAAKAYIPASSRDNQYILAEFALTDQLLAELPIQIAKDGSSNYYDCYQTLAKILFTLSNESEIKNSILVANNKLVRVRYSQEMHQWQTKQQIIFYYDPNQHVLQNSFFDANIRTKKITLVFLASGTDIRLGAAAFHQRVKALLKKFAQQIKLPLKEIRMRDHQHLTYDIFAKNKGCNTSTAHKFRPIGQRYASENVALAENTASITYAIIDLTLDHRISQLVDIDPTAKDPYNPIYTYLTDTFSLVAKRFNLNNGALIANGLVPIVRHSLHDLVSKVGELQMLGYNPNQSPCGIVSRWQAAELVDNVQFVFVAHSENGEEQNYAKFVNQIEQAMRLLATELELPTEKDELTLRFHQHVAFNLTSD; encoded by the coding sequence ATGTCAATAGTTAGGAAACGTAACGCTGCAGCAAAAGCTTATATACCGGCAAGTTCGCGCGACAATCAGTATATCTTGGCTGAATTTGCTTTAACAGATCAACTGCTTGCAGAGTTACCCATACAAATAGCTAAAGATGGCAGCAGCAATTATTATGACTGTTATCAAACGCTAGCGAAAATATTATTTACCCTAAGTAACGAAAGCGAGATTAAAAACAGCATACTGGTCGCCAACAATAAATTGGTCAGAGTGCGTTATAGCCAAGAAATGCATCAATGGCAAACAAAGCAGCAAATCATCTTCTATTACGATCCAAATCAGCATGTATTACAAAACTCCTTCTTTGATGCCAATATTAGAACAAAAAAAATAACCTTAGTATTTTTAGCGTCAGGAACAGATATCAGGCTTGGTGCTGCCGCTTTTCATCAACGCGTAAAAGCTTTACTGAAAAAATTTGCTCAGCAAATAAAACTCCCGCTCAAAGAAATACGTATGCGCGACCACCAACACTTAACCTATGACATTTTTGCTAAAAACAAAGGCTGCAATACAAGTACGGCACATAAATTCAGGCCTATCGGCCAAAGGTATGCAAGTGAAAATGTTGCTCTAGCTGAAAATACAGCGTCTATCACTTATGCCATTATCGACTTAACACTCGATCATAGAATTTCTCAATTGGTAGATATTGATCCCACAGCCAAAGATCCCTACAACCCAATATACACTTACTTAACCGATACTTTTTCTTTAGTCGCAAAACGTTTTAACTTAAATAATGGCGCCCTGATTGCGAACGGATTAGTCCCTATTGTGCGACACAGTTTGCATGATTTAGTATCCAAAGTTGGAGAATTACAAATGTTAGGCTACAACCCAAACCAAAGTCCTTGTGGTATAGTTAGCCGATGGCAAGCAGCTGAATTGGTTGATAATGTACAGTTTGTCTTTGTTGCCCATTCTGAGAATGGTGAAGAGCAAAACTATGCGAAATTTGTTAATCAAATAGAGCAAGCCATGCGCCTATTAGCTACAGAATTAGAGCTTCCCACTGAAAAAGACGAATTAACCTTACGCTTTCATCAACATGTTGCTTTTAACTTAACCTCAGATTAG
- a CDS encoding DUF3820 family protein — MSIEDKAELVAAINQIMPFGKYSGRKLLQLPEPYLVWFHAKGLPEGKLGEQLALIYEVKLNGLEDMLRPLLRS; from the coding sequence ATGTCGATAGAGGATAAAGCAGAGCTAGTTGCTGCAATAAATCAGATCATGCCATTCGGAAAGTACAGCGGCCGAAAGTTGCTACAATTACCTGAGCCATACCTGGTTTGGTTTCATGCTAAGGGGTTACCTGAAGGAAAGCTTGGCGAACAGTTGGCACTTATTTATGAAGTAAAACTTAATGGCTTAGAAGATATGTTAAGGCCCTTATTGCGAAGCTAA